One Yimella lutea DNA window includes the following coding sequences:
- the tmk gene encoding dTMP kinase: MSNATGCNATGFIVFEGGDGAGKTTQIEALAQWLRSVERTVVVTREPGGTPLGAQIRQLLLHGDHVEPRAEALLFAADRAHHIATLVRPALERGDVVLQDRYLDSSVAYQGEGRDLDADDVRRLSMWATHDLVPDLTIVLDVDPAVGRARRGDSHDRLEREADDFHHRVRQQFLAMARQAPERYLVLDATRDRDELAGEIRTRVAALLGMRA; the protein is encoded by the coding sequence ATGTCGAACGCCACCGGTTGCAACGCCACCGGTTTCATCGTCTTCGAAGGTGGCGACGGCGCCGGCAAGACCACCCAGATCGAGGCGCTGGCCCAGTGGTTGCGCTCCGTCGAGCGCACAGTGGTGGTCACCCGTGAACCCGGCGGCACCCCCTTGGGCGCCCAGATCCGGCAGTTGCTCCTGCACGGCGATCACGTCGAGCCGCGAGCCGAGGCGCTGCTGTTCGCAGCCGACCGTGCCCACCACATCGCGACGCTGGTCCGTCCGGCGCTCGAGCGCGGTGATGTCGTGCTGCAGGACCGTTACCTCGACTCCTCGGTTGCTTATCAGGGGGAGGGGCGTGATCTCGATGCCGACGACGTCCGCCGCCTGTCGATGTGGGCGACCCACGATCTGGTCCCCGACCTGACGATCGTCCTGGACGTCGACCCCGCCGTCGGCAGGGCCCGCCGCGGCGACTCCCACGACCGGCTGGAGCGGGAGGCGGACGACTTCCATCACCGGGTCCGTCAGCAGTTCTTGGCCATGGCGCGCCAGGCACCCGAGCGCTACCTCGTCCTCGACGCCACACGCGACCGCGACGAGCTCGCCGGCGAGATCCGCACCCGTGTCGCCGCGTTGCTCGGGATGAGGGCATGA
- a CDS encoding YciI family protein, with amino-acid sequence MHDAGELQHGWTPDAFLEELGKQGELIGGEALGDPKSSTLYRVKNGDPIASDGPYAETKEQFAGFFLVDVQDRARAEEVAAKFAGPGETIELRPTMWPGGEDQ; translated from the coding sequence ATGCATGACGCCGGCGAACTACAGCACGGGTGGACGCCCGACGCGTTCCTGGAGGAACTGGGCAAGCAGGGTGAACTGATCGGCGGCGAAGCACTGGGTGACCCGAAGTCCTCGACCCTCTACCGGGTCAAGAACGGCGACCCGATCGCGTCCGACGGCCCGTACGCCGAGACCAAGGAACAGTTCGCCGGCTTCTTCCTCGTCGATGTGCAGGACCGCGCTCGCGCCGAAGAAGTCGCGGCGAAGTTCGCCGGTCCGGGCGAGACGATCGAGTTGCGGCCGACGATGTGGCCCGGCGGCGAGGACCAGTGA
- a CDS encoding DNA polymerase III subunit delta', producing the protein MSPATGVESGVWADVVGQPEVVATLQRAVTTPGSMTHAWLFTGPPGSGRSTAARAFAAALQCPDNGCGACRECRTVIDGSHADLTVLATQGLSIQVRDARELAVAAQHSPSVGPWQVILIEDADRLTERAADALLKALEEPVARTVWLLCAPSLEDVIITIRSRSRHVRLRTPSIEAVADLLERRDGVPKEQGLLAAAAAQSHVGLAKRLAKDDAARGRRSDTLNLAGSIRSLGDAIRAAEALDTLAKQESAAAAGERDAAERERLLEQLGADAAARTQPPHVRSQLAALEKEQKTRATRITRDVIDRSLVDLMSIYRDALVTQTGSRVPLINQDHRVQVETLAQHAPESLLGAMDAIGTARERIDANVPPLLALEAMMISLRVQV; encoded by the coding sequence ATGAGTCCGGCCACCGGAGTGGAGTCCGGCGTCTGGGCCGATGTCGTCGGTCAGCCCGAGGTCGTCGCCACGCTGCAGCGAGCCGTCACCACCCCGGGATCCATGACGCACGCGTGGTTGTTCACGGGCCCGCCTGGTTCGGGACGCTCCACTGCGGCCCGGGCGTTCGCCGCCGCTCTGCAGTGCCCCGACAACGGGTGTGGCGCCTGCCGGGAATGTCGAACGGTGATCGACGGCTCGCACGCCGATCTCACCGTGTTGGCCACGCAGGGTCTGTCGATCCAGGTGCGCGACGCCCGCGAACTCGCCGTCGCCGCTCAGCACTCGCCGTCCGTCGGGCCGTGGCAGGTCATCCTCATCGAGGACGCCGACCGCCTCACCGAGCGCGCCGCCGATGCCCTGCTGAAGGCCTTGGAGGAACCGGTCGCCCGCACTGTGTGGTTGCTGTGCGCACCCAGCCTCGAGGACGTCATCATCACCATCCGCTCCCGCTCACGGCACGTCCGGTTGCGCACCCCGTCCATCGAGGCGGTGGCCGACCTGCTCGAGCGTCGCGACGGCGTCCCGAAGGAACAGGGTCTGCTTGCCGCTGCAGCGGCACAGTCCCATGTCGGTCTGGCCAAGCGCCTGGCCAAGGACGACGCCGCCCGGGGGCGGCGCTCCGACACCCTCAACCTCGCCGGGTCCATCCGGTCGCTCGGCGACGCGATCCGCGCGGCCGAGGCACTCGACACCCTCGCCAAGCAGGAGTCGGCAGCAGCCGCGGGTGAACGCGACGCGGCCGAACGCGAGCGACTGCTCGAGCAGCTCGGCGCCGATGCCGCAGCCCGCACCCAGCCACCGCACGTCCGTTCACAATTGGCGGCGCTCGAGAAAGAACAGAAGACCCGCGCCACGCGCATCACCCGGGATGTCATCGACCGGTCTCTGGTCGATCTGATGTCCATCTACCGCGACGCGCTGGTGACGCAGACGGGTAGCCGGGTCCCATTGATCAACCAGGACCACCGCGTCCAGGTCGAGACCCTCGCGCAGCACGCCCCCGAATCGTTGCTCGGGGCGATGGACGCGATCGGCACCGCCCGCGAGCGCATCGACGCCAACGTCCCGCCGCTGCTGGCCCTGGAAGCGATGATGATCTCGCTGCGCGTGCAGGTATGA
- a CDS encoding sigma-70 family RNA polymerase sigma factor yields MTISEDVWRHEAPHVLAALLRRHRSFHDCEDAVQEALLAAAAQWPADGAPQSPRAWLIRVASRKIIDHRRSVDAEAARIDRYALQERLDDPVVGDPIGDDDTLRMLLLCAHPQLSDTSRVALTLRAVAGLPTHRIADLLLMPSATIGQRISRAKTTIREAGLTAPTDRCSPTRHNGGTTDSMPPARTCSNSPGRMSRPARRSLSRRA; encoded by the coding sequence GTGACGATCAGTGAGGACGTGTGGCGGCACGAGGCGCCGCACGTCCTCGCCGCGCTGCTGCGTCGGCACCGTTCGTTCCACGACTGCGAGGACGCCGTCCAGGAAGCACTGCTCGCGGCGGCGGCGCAGTGGCCCGCCGACGGTGCGCCGCAGAGTCCACGCGCCTGGCTGATCCGGGTCGCGTCCCGCAAGATCATCGACCACCGCCGCTCGGTCGACGCCGAGGCGGCCAGGATCGATCGGTATGCACTGCAGGAGCGCCTGGACGACCCCGTGGTCGGCGATCCGATCGGCGACGACGACACCCTGCGGATGCTGTTGTTGTGCGCCCACCCGCAGCTGTCGGACACGTCCCGGGTCGCCCTGACCCTGCGAGCAGTCGCCGGGCTGCCGACCCACCGGATAGCGGACCTGCTGCTCATGCCCTCGGCGACCATCGGGCAACGGATCAGTCGCGCGAAGACCACGATCCGTGAGGCCGGGCTCACCGCGCCGACCGACCGCTGCTCGCCGACCCGGCACAACGGGGGAACCACCGACTCCATGCCACCCGCGCGCACCTGCTCGAACTCGCCGGGGAGGATGAGCCGGCCCGCGCGGCGTTCGCTCTCGCGGCGAGCCTGA
- a CDS encoding polysaccharide lyase family protein yields the protein MSDTAEVSVPWHVADRGFVLVPEVGAIRLSWKPFGPVSAYEVHGVQGRRENWSPNSATLLSVTTGTRFVHRGLGPRSGTWSYRIIAVTSHGEHLMTTIAVASSRTSVTVTGRPVAVVGAFDGNGLDLAISTSGFVHYRTTFPGDVDFRYGFDRPDRRWSYVQPGPEDAWAGRRSHRFRLRFDLDEIPTDDLDLALWLVDRHPTRAGSASIAVNGQALESLLFDETVGEVHASLVVPGSGAGPAHFETAVPREALRLGENVLDIAKDHGSWIAYDAVGIFAR from the coding sequence ATGAGCGACACGGCAGAGGTGAGTGTGCCCTGGCACGTCGCCGACCGCGGCTTCGTCCTGGTGCCGGAAGTCGGCGCGATCCGGTTGTCCTGGAAGCCTTTCGGTCCGGTGTCTGCCTACGAGGTGCACGGTGTGCAGGGGCGTCGGGAGAACTGGTCTCCGAACAGCGCCACCCTGCTCTCGGTGACGACCGGGACCCGTTTCGTCCATCGCGGTCTCGGTCCCCGCTCCGGCACGTGGTCCTACCGCATCATCGCGGTCACCAGTCACGGCGAACACCTCATGACCACCATCGCCGTCGCGTCCTCACGGACATCGGTCACGGTGACCGGTCGGCCGGTGGCCGTCGTCGGTGCGTTCGACGGCAACGGCCTCGACCTGGCGATCAGCACCTCGGGTTTCGTGCACTACCGGACGACGTTTCCAGGCGATGTCGACTTCCGGTACGGGTTCGACCGCCCCGACCGACGCTGGAGCTATGTGCAGCCCGGACCGGAGGACGCCTGGGCCGGTCGCCGCAGTCACCGCTTCCGGCTGCGTTTCGACCTCGACGAGATCCCTACCGACGACCTCGACCTGGCGCTCTGGCTGGTGGATCGACATCCCACCCGTGCCGGCTCGGCGAGCATCGCGGTGAACGGGCAGGCGCTGGAGTCGCTGTTGTTCGACGAGACCGTCGGCGAGGTGCACGCGAGCCTCGTCGTCCCCGGTTCGGGAGCCGGGCCGGCCCACTTCGAGACGGCCGTGCCGCGCGAGGCTCTGCGTCTCGGCGAGAACGTGCTCGACATCGCCAAGGACCACGGCAGCTGGATCGCGTACGACGCGGTCGGCATCTTCGCCCGCTGA
- a CDS encoding alpha/beta fold hydrolase codes for MQNFERDGLVFDVTDSGPRDGEVVVLLHGFPQDGTAWTGVSERLNDAGLRTLAPDQRGYSPGATPKGRAAYDIRELIGDIAALVEASGAEKVHLVGHDWGGAVAWSMAAHRPDLVSTVTVLSTPHPAAMAWALQHGGQWRKSWYMAAFQVPFLPELQMSRGMRKMFSRTGLPDSYADRYVARFSTPESLHGPLGWYRSLSSRASLVANAKPGRKKSEGGGAKHVSIPATYIWGSKDFALGRAAAEKTEEFCDGPYHFIELPAGHWLPETRTDDVAEAIIERVNAG; via the coding sequence ATGCAGAATTTCGAGCGTGACGGACTGGTCTTCGACGTGACCGACAGCGGCCCCCGCGACGGTGAGGTGGTCGTTCTGCTGCACGGCTTCCCACAGGATGGCACCGCATGGACGGGTGTGTCAGAACGTCTCAACGACGCCGGGCTGCGCACACTTGCCCCCGACCAGCGTGGCTACTCCCCCGGCGCCACGCCGAAGGGTCGGGCGGCGTACGACATCCGTGAGTTGATCGGCGACATCGCGGCACTGGTCGAGGCGAGCGGCGCCGAGAAGGTGCACCTGGTCGGGCACGACTGGGGAGGCGCGGTCGCGTGGTCGATGGCGGCGCACCGGCCCGACCTGGTCTCGACGGTGACCGTGTTGTCGACGCCGCACCCGGCTGCGATGGCCTGGGCACTGCAGCACGGCGGGCAGTGGCGCAAGAGCTGGTACATGGCAGCGTTCCAGGTGCCTTTCCTGCCCGAACTGCAGATGTCGCGCGGGATGCGAAAGATGTTCTCGCGCACCGGACTTCCCGACTCGTACGCCGATCGCTACGTGGCTCGCTTCAGCACCCCGGAGTCGTTGCACGGACCGCTGGGTTGGTACCGCTCCTTGTCCAGCCGCGCCTCCTTGGTCGCGAACGCCAAGCCCGGACGCAAGAAGTCGGAGGGCGGCGGCGCAAAGCACGTGTCGATCCCGGCGACCTACATCTGGGGCAGCAAGGACTTCGCACTCGGTCGTGCGGCGGCGGAGAAGACCGAGGAGTTCTGCGACGGGCCGTACCACTTCATCGAGTTGCCGGCCGGGCACTGGTTGCCCGAGACCCGCACGGACGACGTCGCCGAGGCGATCATCGAGCGCGTCAACGCTGGCTGA
- a CDS encoding MFS transporter, whose protein sequence is MSTAPVAYPLGGRRAWFVWGAALLVYVLAVFHRASLGVAGVLAAERFHITSAQLAVFTMVQLLVYAAMQVPVGAMLDRFGSRALLTTGLAMMTLAQAGFAFAHTFGAGVLARVFVGMGDAMVFVSVLRLVALWFPPARSAMVTQATGWAGQVGSILAAGPLSAALHTYGWQRSFLIASGSGVVVAIVMLLVVRDTPYLDPNRTKLRMRSVGRALRSAWRTPGTQLGLWCHFTAQFSATVFAMIWGFPYLTVGLGMSSGEASALLTLMVITGIMVSPFIGGFTVRFPYSRSTLVLGLVLAIVATWTVVLLWPGRPPTPLVVLLGIMMSIGGPGSMVGFDLARTFNPPDRIGSATGIVNVGGFTASLCTVVLIGVVLDRVSPGGPATWTNNSFRAAWCVQYIVWTIGIVQIVRLRRLARAEIDTNPEMEHLRRRISKRHG, encoded by the coding sequence GTGAGCACGGCGCCGGTTGCGTATCCACTCGGCGGACGACGGGCCTGGTTCGTCTGGGGCGCGGCGCTGCTGGTCTACGTGCTCGCCGTCTTCCACCGGGCCTCGCTCGGCGTCGCGGGGGTGCTCGCTGCCGAACGCTTCCACATCACCTCGGCGCAGCTGGCCGTTTTCACCATGGTGCAGCTGCTGGTCTACGCCGCGATGCAGGTGCCGGTCGGAGCGATGCTCGACCGCTTCGGCTCGCGCGCCCTGCTGACCACCGGTCTGGCGATGATGACCCTCGCACAGGCCGGGTTCGCGTTCGCCCACACGTTCGGAGCCGGCGTGCTCGCGCGGGTGTTCGTGGGCATGGGGGACGCGATGGTGTTCGTGTCCGTGCTGCGACTGGTCGCGCTGTGGTTTCCGCCGGCGCGCTCCGCGATGGTCACCCAGGCGACCGGATGGGCCGGACAGGTCGGCTCGATCCTTGCCGCGGGTCCGTTGTCGGCCGCCCTGCACACGTACGGCTGGCAGCGATCGTTCCTGATCGCGTCCGGTTCCGGTGTGGTCGTCGCGATCGTCATGCTGCTGGTCGTCCGCGACACCCCCTACCTCGACCCGAATCGCACGAAGCTGCGCATGCGCTCCGTCGGACGCGCGTTGCGTTCGGCCTGGCGGACGCCGGGCACCCAGCTCGGCCTGTGGTGCCATTTCACCGCACAGTTCAGCGCGACGGTCTTTGCGATGATCTGGGGATTCCCGTACCTGACCGTCGGATTGGGGATGTCCTCGGGGGAGGCGAGTGCCCTGCTCACGCTGATGGTGATCACCGGGATCATGGTCTCGCCGTTCATCGGCGGGTTCACCGTCCGCTTCCCGTATTCGCGGTCGACGCTCGTGCTCGGCCTCGTTCTCGCCATCGTGGCGACGTGGACGGTCGTGCTGCTGTGGCCTGGACGTCCGCCGACCCCGCTGGTCGTGCTGCTCGGCATCATGATGTCGATCGGCGGACCCGGATCGATGGTCGGCTTCGACCTCGCCCGCACCTTCAACCCGCCGGACCGCATCGGCTCGGCCACCGGCATCGTCAACGTCGGTGGGTTCACCGCATCCCTGTGCACCGTCGTCCTGATCGGCGTGGTGCTCGACCGTGTCTCCCCGGGTGGGCCTGCGACCTGGACCAACAACAGCTTCCGAGCGGCGTGGTGCGTTCAGTACATCGTCTGGACGATCGGCATCGTGCAGATCGTGCGGCTGCGTCGTCTGGCCCGGGCGGAGATCGACACCAACCCCGAGATGGAGCACCTGCGTCGCCGGATCTCCAAGCGGCACGGCTGA
- a CDS encoding alpha/beta hydrolase, whose translation MSRTSLTSSRRTGRSTLALLAASALALSACSGGSDDGASTSSPVGSQPSSGAATTSGSSSAGAADPAKALEKFYTQKLTWGDCEGVKCAKLTVPVDYADPGGQTIQLALSKVAAKGKAKGSLVVNPGGPGASGYDYGAMADGVVTPKVLESFDVVGFDPRGVGRSAPITCASDAEMDTMLGIDPTPDDKTEQSSVQKSVGTFAQACKDKAGPLLGHVSTVEVAKDLDVLRAALGSEKLDYLGFSYGTFIGSTYADLFPQRVGRFVLDGVVPPDVTSQEMNLGQATGFEAATRSYVEDCVSKGDCYLGSTVDAGMQRIRTFLKQLDAKPLPISGEGPVTRFTEGWATLGLALGFYSKASWPSLTEALKAAMGGDPKPLMAMANQYAGRQANGAYRDNSMQAFYAVSCLDRKASNNLDEYAKDATEFAKKAPTWGNMLAWGSLTCGEWKVPATGKQKKVTADGTGPILVIGNTRDPATPLAFAQRLAKDLKHARLLTFDADGHTAYGQSECVNDAVDGYLLNGTLPPDGQTC comes from the coding sequence ATGAGCCGCACCTCACTCACCTCCTCGCGCCGAACCGGACGGTCGACGCTCGCACTGCTCGCCGCGTCCGCGCTGGCCCTCAGCGCCTGCAGCGGTGGTTCGGACGACGGGGCGAGCACCTCGTCCCCAGTCGGCTCCCAGCCCTCGTCCGGCGCCGCCACGACGTCCGGTTCTTCTTCGGCCGGCGCGGCGGACCCGGCCAAGGCGCTGGAGAAGTTCTACACGCAGAAGCTGACGTGGGGCGACTGCGAAGGCGTGAAGTGCGCCAAGCTCACCGTTCCGGTCGACTACGCCGACCCGGGTGGCCAGACGATCCAACTCGCGTTGTCGAAGGTCGCCGCGAAGGGCAAGGCCAAAGGCTCCCTCGTGGTCAACCCGGGCGGTCCCGGGGCGAGCGGCTACGACTACGGCGCGATGGCCGACGGGGTCGTGACGCCGAAGGTGCTCGAGTCGTTCGACGTCGTCGGGTTCGACCCGCGCGGCGTGGGGCGCTCGGCGCCGATCACCTGTGCGTCCGACGCCGAGATGGACACCATGCTCGGCATCGACCCGACTCCCGACGACAAGACCGAGCAGTCCTCGGTGCAGAAGTCGGTCGGCACCTTCGCGCAGGCCTGCAAGGACAAGGCCGGACCGCTGCTCGGGCACGTCTCCACCGTCGAGGTGGCCAAGGATCTCGACGTGCTGCGCGCCGCACTCGGCAGCGAGAAGCTGGACTACCTCGGCTTCTCCTACGGAACCTTCATCGGATCGACCTACGCCGACCTGTTCCCCCAGCGCGTCGGACGCTTCGTGCTCGACGGCGTGGTGCCGCCCGACGTCACCTCCCAGGAGATGAACCTCGGACAGGCCACCGGATTCGAGGCAGCGACCCGCAGCTATGTCGAGGACTGTGTCAGCAAGGGCGACTGCTATCTCGGCTCGACCGTCGACGCCGGCATGCAGCGCATCCGCACATTCCTGAAGCAGCTCGACGCCAAGCCGTTGCCGATCTCCGGCGAAGGCCCGGTCACCCGGTTCACCGAGGGCTGGGCCACGCTCGGTCTCGCGCTCGGGTTCTACTCCAAGGCGAGTTGGCCGTCCCTGACCGAGGCGCTGAAGGCGGCGATGGGCGGCGACCCCAAGCCGCTGATGGCAATGGCCAACCAGTACGCCGGCCGACAGGCCAACGGTGCCTACCGGGACAACTCGATGCAGGCGTTCTACGCGGTGTCGTGTCTCGACCGTAAGGCGAGCAACAACCTGGACGAATATGCAAAGGACGCAACGGAGTTCGCCAAGAAGGCGCCGACCTGGGGCAACATGCTGGCCTGGGGTTCGCTCACCTGCGGCGAGTGGAAGGTGCCGGCGACCGGCAAGCAGAAGAAGGTCACCGCCGACGGCACCGGCCCGATCCTGGTGATCGGCAACACCCGTGACCCCGCGACGCCGCTCGCCTTCGCGCAGCGTCTGGCAAAGGACCTCAAGCACGCGCGCCTGCTCACCTTCGACGCCGACGGACATACCGCCTACGGCCAGAGCGAGTGCGTCAACGACGCCGTCGACGGGTACTTGCTGAACGGCACTCTGCCGCCGGACGGCCAGACCTGCTGA
- a CDS encoding HAD family hydrolase, with the protein MSFRPVALFDFDGTLADTIPLIVQSYHHTLETSGLPAVDEVEVRSWIGRPLQPVFEERYPGRGEELTATYRDWNLAQHDALIERVEGMPELLKSLSDKGIRLGVVSSKKASTVLQGLRVVGLDEAIDVLAGMDETAKHKPEPDPLLFAADALGADPSDCVYIGDADVDVLAARAAGMASVAVTWGAGTREVLESLDPDAIVDTVDELREFLLSG; encoded by the coding sequence GTGAGTTTTCGACCCGTTGCCCTGTTCGACTTCGACGGCACCCTGGCCGACACGATCCCGCTGATCGTGCAGTCCTACCACCACACCTTGGAGACCTCCGGGTTGCCGGCGGTGGACGAGGTGGAGGTGCGTTCGTGGATCGGGCGTCCGCTGCAGCCGGTGTTCGAGGAGCGTTACCCGGGCCGCGGCGAAGAGCTGACCGCGACCTACCGTGACTGGAACCTCGCCCAGCACGACGCCCTGATCGAGCGCGTCGAGGGCATGCCGGAGCTGCTGAAGTCGCTGTCCGACAAGGGGATCCGGCTCGGCGTCGTTTCATCGAAGAAGGCGTCCACTGTCCTGCAGGGATTGCGGGTGGTCGGGTTGGACGAGGCGATCGACGTGCTGGCCGGGATGGACGAGACGGCCAAGCACAAGCCCGAACCCGACCCGCTGCTGTTCGCCGCCGATGCTCTCGGTGCCGACCCGTCGGACTGCGTGTACATCGGTGACGCGGACGTCGACGTGCTGGCCGCTCGCGCGGCGGGCATGGCGTCCGTCGCGGTGACCTGGGGTGCCGGTACGCGTGAGGTGCTGGAGTCACTGGACCCCGACGCGATCGTCGACACGGTGGACGAACTGCGGGAGTTCCTGCTCAGCGGCTGA